The DNA window GATATCCGTAGTTAACCTTGCTGCGGCGCTTTATTCGATAGGCTATATGGAGAAGGATGTCGAGGCGGGGACGATAAAGGAGAGGAAGGCGGGCGCCTATTACGGGCTCTTTAATCTCTTCGCGTTCACTATGTATTTCGTGACGGTCGTGAATAACCTCGGCATGCTCTGGGTCGCGATCGAGATGACGACCCTCGTTTCCGCGTTCCTGGTGGGTTTCTACAACAACAAGAGATCCATCGAGGCGGCCTGGAAATATATAATAATATGCTCGGTAGGCATAACGCTTGCCCTTTTGGGGACGATATTATTTTATTATACCGCCTCGCGCGACGGGGGGATATCGAGCCTGAACTGGACCGACATGATGGACGCGGCGGGAAAGCTCGACCCGAAGGTGTTGAAGGTCGCGTTCCTTTTCATCCTTGTCGGATACGGGACCAAGGCCGGCCTCGCGCCCATGCATACCTGGCTCCCTGACGCGCACAGCCAGGCGCCGGCGCCGATAAGCGCGCTCCTCTCCGGCGTGCTCCTTAAGACGGCTATCTACGCGATAATCAGGTTCACTTCCATAATAAATATCTGCATCGGCACGTCATATTCGGACGGGCTGCTTATCTTCTTCGGGCTCCTTTCACTCGGCGTATCCGCGGCGTTCGTGATCGTCCAAAAGGACATCAAGCGCCTGTTCGCGTACAGCAGCGTCGAGCATATCGGCGTCATAACTTTCGGCCTGGGCATGGGCGGCGCGCTCGGGCTTTTCGGCGCGCTCTTCCACGTATTCAATCACGCGGTGACGAAATCACTCATGTTCTTCAGCGCCGGCAATGTGGTGAAAAAATATAAGACGAGCGAGATGGGCGCGATAAGGGGAGTGCTAAACGCCATGCCTTTTACCGGCATCATGCTGATAATAGGCGCGTTCGCCCTGACGGGTTCCCCGCCGTTCTCGGTATTTTTCAGCGAAGTGATGATACTCATCTCGGGTTTCGGGCAGGGGCTTTATCTCCAGTCGGCGCTCTTCCTGCTCTTTTTGGCGATAATATTCGGCGCGGTCATACACCATATAAGTAAAATAGCCTTCGGAAAGAAGCCGCAGGATATGCCGGTCTCCGGCGAACCCTTGAGCGGGAAGATGGCGTTCGTACTCCTGCTGTTATTCATATGCGCGCTCGGGTTCAAGCTGCCCGCGCTTTTCAGCGGGCTTATTACTTCGGCGATAGAGATAATAAGAGGGGCATGATGGGCTTCAGGGATGAATTATATATAGACGTAAAACCGGAAGAGTTCAGGAGCAAGTGCCTGGAACTCCACAAAAAACTTTCTTCTCCTGTGATGATGTATTTCGCGGTCGACGAGAGGAAAGAGAAGGGATCATTTGCGGTCTATTGCGCCTTCCTCGACGCGGCGGATAAGAGGTGGGCATTTGTCAGGATGTACCTGCCCCAGGACGGACCCGCATTCGAGTCGGTCTCAAAAGACATATTTTCCGCGTCCCTCTTCGAAAGGGAGATAAGGGAGATGTTCGGGATCGAGCCGCGGGGGAATCCCGACCTGAGAAGGCTCAATCTCCACGAGGAGGTCTGGCCCGAGGGATTTTATCCCCTGCGCAAGGATTTTACCCCTCCGGAGCGCGCGCGGAAAGCCGAGGGTTCGTACAAATTCAGGAAAGTCGAAGGAGAAGGCATCTTCGAGGTGCCGGTCGGCCCGGTCCATGCCGGGATAATCGGCCCGGGCCATTTCAGGTTCAGCGCGGCCGGTGAACCGATAATAAATCTTGAGGCGAGGCTCGGGTTTACCCATCGCGGGGTCGAGAAGATCTTTGAAGGTATGCCTTCGGCCGGGTCGGCTGAGGCTGTTTGTTTTTCCGAGCGCGTCTCAGGCGATTCCGCGTTCGCTTACAGCACGGCATATTGCTCGGCAGTAGAGAAGATATACGGTATACGCGTCCCGGAACGGGCGCAGTACATAAGGGCGATATTCCTCGAGCTTGAGAGGATGTATAACCACGCGAACGATATCGGGGGAATGGCCCTCGACGTGGGTTTCAGTTTCCCGAACGCGTTCGCCTCGGTAGTAAAAGAAAAGATCCTTGCCCTCAACGAGAAGATGTCCGGCAGCAGGTACCTCAAAGGCGTAAATACCGTAGGCGGAGTGAACAGGGACCTGAGCGGGTCCGAGAGGATGGCCCTGGCGGATTCGCTTGCCGGGATATCTAAGGACCTCGAAGAGCTCAAGGCCATGCTCAAATCAAGCATATCCTTCATGGACAGGGTCGATAAGACAGGCATATTAAAGAAGAAGACCGCCGCAGACCTCGGCATAGTCGGCCTCGCGGCGCGCGCGTCGGGCATCCCGATGGACCTGAGGAATACTTTTCCCGGCGTTTACGCCGCCGCGAATTTCAACCTCATAAAAGAGGAAGAGGGCGATGTCCTCGCCCGCCTTAACCTGCGCCTGCGGGAAGCCTCCGAATCGGCGCGCCTCATAAAAGAATTTGTCAGGATCATGAACCAGGGCGACACATCGCCCGCGAAGAAGATCGAACCGGCGGCGGGCTGCGGGATCGGCCATGCCGAAGGCTGGCGGGGCCCGGTCCTCTTCTGGATAAAGACAGGCGCCTCAGGCCGGATAGAGAGATGCAAGATAGTCGACCCGTCTTTCCATAACTGGCAGGGGTTGTGTTTCGCGGTCCTGGGGAATATCATCCCCGATTTCCCTCTGTGCAATAAGAGCTTCGACCTATCGTATCCGGGGAATGACCTATGAAAAATATATTTAAGAACAGAATGATCAAGGGGATGGTCACCATCCCGGTAGGGAAAGACGCCGATGAGGCCGATAAGCTCGGCGTAGAATTAAAAGCGCGGATACAAAAGAGGTTCGGCAGGTCTTTCCATATACGGGAGGTCGATACCGGTTCATGCAACGGCTGCGAATCCGAGATAATCGCGACCACGAACCCCATTTATGATATCCAGCGGTTCGGTATCGACTTTGTCGCGTCCCCGCGCCATGCCGACGCGCTGCTCGTGACCGGACCGGTATCGAAGAATATGGCGCTGGCGCTGCGCAGGACCTACGATGCGATGGCCGAGCCGAAATTCGTCATAACCCTGGGCGATTGCGCCCTCGACGGCGGCGCGTTCAAGGATTCATATTACGTCGCCGGCGGGGTAAAAGAGATACTTCCCGTAGACCTGCATATCCCCGGCTGCCCGCCGTCGCCTCTTGCCATAATAAAATCACTCTTGGACTTTCTAAGCGCATAGAGTATAATCGTTGGTGATATGGAAGACCGCCATTCGGACGATACTCTAAAAGTTATCAATCGCCGGCACAGCGTCAGGCAATTCCTGGAGAGGCCGGTCGACGATTCCCTTATTAAGGCGGTGCTCGACGCCGCGAATAAGGCGCCGTCGGCGCATAACCAGCAGTCGTGGCGTTTCATCGTCGTGCGCGGCGAGAAAAAGCAGCAGCTGGCCCAGCTCGTTGTGGATAAGTCCCCGGGATTCCCGAAGCCGTCCTCTTCCATACTCCGTATGGCGGCGAGGAGCATAAGCAACGCTCCGGTCGTCATCGCGGTCATGAACACGGGCACGCTGATAAGCCGCGGGACAGAACTGTTCAAGATAGAAAAAGACAAGGCGAAGGATTTTTTCCGGACGATGGAGATACAAAGCTCTTCCGCGGCGGTCGAGAACCTGCTTATCGCCGCGACCTCCCTCGGCCTCGGCAGCGTATGGCTCGGGATATTGTTCTTGATAAAAGATGAGATCCTGTCGTTCTTCGGTGAGGCAAAAGGGGAATTTATGGCGGTCATCCCAGTCGGTTATCCGGCCAAAGAACAGGAAGGCCCCAAGAAAAAATCGCTGGAATATGTCGTGAGGTATATTGAAAAATGACAAAAGAAGATATTATCAAGTTCATCAACGCGAATCTCGTCTGCCATCTCGCCACAACCGAAGGGGACCAGCCCCACGTCAGGGGCATGATGGCGTACCGGGCGGACGAGAAAGGGATAATATTCCACACCGGTAATTTGAAAGACCTGTTCAAGCAGGTCTGCGACAACCCCCTGGTCGAGGCCTGTTTCTTCGATCCCAATACCAACACGCAGGTCAGGGTGAAGGGCAAGGCCGTCATAATATACGACGATAACCTGAAGAGGGAGATCGTCGCGGCAAGGCCGTTTTTGAAACCCTGGGTCGAGGAGCTCGGCCTCGATCTGATAGTGACCTTCAGGATAACGGATTGCCGCGCCTGCGTCTGGACGTTCGGGACGAATTTTGCGCCCAAGGAATACGTCAAGATCTCCGACTGATACTTATGCTGACGATCGGAAAGCTCAACCTGAAGTCCAGCCTCATCCTCGCCCCTATGGCGGGCATAACCGACCTGCCGTACCGCATGCTCAACCGCAAGTTCGGCGCCGAGCTCGCATTTACCGAGATGGTCAACGCGCGCTCGTTAAGCTACAGCAATGTCAAGGCGCTCGAGATGCTCGGATCGGCGAAAGGCGACAGGCCGCTCGGCATCCAGCTCGTCGGGAACGAGCCCGAATATCTTAACCGCGCGGTAGAAAAACTCCATAAATACAGGTTCGATATCCTCGATTTCAACGCAGCCTGCCCGGAGAGAAAGGTCACCGCAAAGGGAGAGGGCGCCGCCCTTCTTAAAGACCTGAAAAAATTAAAACGCCTCCTTAAGATACTCGTCAGGGAATCGAAATGGCCGGTCACGGTCAAGCTTCGCTCCGGTTGGGACAAGAATAGCGTAAACGCCGCGGATGCGGCTTTGCATGCCGAGGACGCGGGCGTGGCCGCAATATTCATCCACGGCAGGACGCGCAACCAGCTCTACGGCGGCCAGGCCGATTACGGCATAATAAGGAAGGTAAAAGGCGCCGTCAGGGTCCCGGTCATCGGAAGCGGCGACGTCTTGTCAGGGCCGCTCGCGAAGAAGATGTTCGATGAGACCGGCTGCGACGCGATACTCCTTGCGCGCGGCGCGCTGGGGAACCCATGGCTGTTCAAAGAGGTAGAGGCTTATCTTAAGGATGGCTCTGTGCCGGAAAGGCCGTCAAAAGAGGTCATAATAAAGACGATGGTTAGTCATCTCAATGCCTCGGTCAAATGCTTCGGCGCGAAGAGGAGCATCCCGTTCTTCCGGAAATTCTTCTGCTGGTATACCAAGGGGCTCGATAACGTCCGCCCGCTGCGCGTAAAAGCATGCGCCGCTGAGACAAAGAAAGAAATGCTTGATATAATAAACGAAATTAACATATAATCTAATAAGGAAGGGCTAATATGAGACCAAAAAGGATAGCGATACTTACCGGCGGCGGGGACTGCCCGGGCCTGAACGCGGTCATACGCGCCGTGGCTAAAAAAGCCATGGGCGAGGGGCGCGAGGTCGTGGGGATCAAGGACGGTTACAAGGGCCTCGTTGAAAACAATTTCAAGAAACTCGATAATTCCGATGTCTCGGGTATCCTCACCCTGGGAGGCACGATACTCGGCACGTCCAATATCGCCAACCCTTACCGTTACGCCATAGAAGGCAAGGGCTGCAAGGTCACCTTCAAGGATTACCACAAGAGAGCCATAAATAATTTTAAGAACTCGAAAGCCGACGCGCTGGTGGCTATCGGCGGGGACGGGACGCTAAGCATAGCCTATCGGCTTTATGAAGACGGCATCCCGGTAATCGGTGTCCCTAAGACGATAGATAACGATATCCTCGGCACCGACATCACGTTCGGTTTCGATACGGCCGTATGGGTGGCGACCGAAGGCATAGACAGGATACACACGACCGCGCAATCGCATCATCGCGCGATGATAATAGAGGTCATGGGGCGGACCGCGGGCTGGATAGCCCTGCACTCCGGGGTTGCCGGCGGCGGCGATATCATACTCATCCCCGAGATCCCCTACGATATCAATGTGGTCGTCAAAAAGATAAAAGATAGGCACCGCAGGGGAAAGAGGTTCAGCATAATAGTGATATCCGAAGGCGCGAAGCCGAAGGGCGGGGATGTTGTAGTAAAGAGGGTGGTAAAGGAGAGTTTCGAGTCGGTCAGGCTCGGCGGCGTAAGCTTTGTTCTCGGCAGCCAGATCGAGAAATTAGCGTGCGGCATCGAGTCGCGCGCTGTAGTGATGGGCCATCTACAAAGGGGCGGTTCGCCCACGCCTTTCGACCGCGTATTAGCCACACAGCTCGGCACAAGGGCGGTGGATTTCATAAACGAAGGCGCGTTCGGCCATATGGTCGCGGTCAGGAACAATGAGTTTGTGAAAGTCTCGCTCAGTGAAGTAGCCGGGGGCAAAAGGCTTGTCCCGAGGAACCATCCGCTCGTCGCGTCAGCGCGCGCGGTCGGGACCTGCTTCGGGGATTAAGGATCCAAGGAGGGAAGATGAAGAGCATACTGATAGCGCTTTTGCGCACCCGCAGTAGATCGGCGGTGAATTTCCAGAAAGTCCTCACCAAATACGGTTGTTTCGTGAAGACGCGCCTCGGCATCCACGACGGCGTCCTTAACCAATGCTCCGATGTTGGCCTGATAATTCTAGAACTCGTCGGTGACAGCAAGAAAAAGAAGGAACTCGCCAAAAGGCTTAATGCCATTCCCGGCGTCACCGCGAAACTCGTCGAGATCACTCTTAAAAAATAACCCATGCCGCGATACACAGCCAAAGAGATATTAAAGAAACTCAAATCCCTTTCGAACCCCAAAAATATCGAGGGAATGTCGCGCTTCGGCATCAGTTCCAAAAATACCCTCGGCGTATCTATACCAAATCTCAGGAAGATAGCGAAAGAGACAGGCAAAGACCACGCGCTCGCGCAAAAACTGTGGGCATCAGGCATCCACGAGGCGCGCATCCTCGCCGGTATGGTAGCCGATCCCGATAAGGTCACGCACAAAGAGATGGACAAGTGGGCGAAGGATTTCGATTCGTGGGATGTCTGCGACCAGGTATGTTCGAACCTTTTTTCTTATACGCCGGTCGCCCACAAGAAGACCATCGAATGGAGCAGGAAGAAAGAAGAATATTATAAGCGGTCGGGTTTCGCGCTGATGGCCTGCCTCGCGGTCCATGACAAGAAGGCGAAAGACGCGGCATTCATGGTTTATTTTCCCGTAATAAAGAGGGAGTCTACCGACGAGCGCAATTACGTCAGGAAAGCCGTCAACTGGGCCCTGCGCCAGATCGGCAAGCGCAACTCGAAACTCAGGAAAGCCGCGCTTAAAGCTGCCAAAGAGATATATAATATAGACTCGAAGGCCGCCCGCTGGATCGCCGCGGACGCGATAAGGGAGTTAAAGAATAGATGAGCAGGAGATTCATGCTCCTGGCCGTTAAAGAGGCCGCGAAGAACCTCAAGAAGATGGGCGGCGGGCCGTTCGGCGCCTGCATCGTCAAAGGTAACAGGGTGATTGCCGTTGCGCGAAACTCCGTCCTGAAAAATGACGCGACATGCCATGCCGAGATGAATGCCATACGTCTTGCCTCGCGCAAATTAAAGACCTTCGACCTTTCAGGATGCGTTATTTATTCTACGACAGAGCCGTGCCCGATGTGTTTTTCCGCGATACACTGGGCCCGGATAGATAAGATAATCTACGGCACGTCGACGAAAGACGCCAAAAAGATCGGTTTCAACGAGCTCGAGATAACCGACAGCCGTCTCAAATCCCTGGGAAAGAGCAGGGTAAAACTTGTCCCGGGATATATGCGTAAAGAATGCCTCGAACTCCTCAATAAATTCAATGGACTTCCAAATAAGAAATTATATTAAGATCTACCTCTGGGCAGTCGCGATCTCCCTGGTCGCCTTCTTCGCCTATAACATCCTCCAGGAAGTCTTCGGCGGCGAGCAGGCCCGGATAAAAAAATTCATAATGACCGGGAAAGCCCGTATCGAGAAGAAGAACATCCTCGGCATCTCGGATATGGTCTCCTTCAACTACAAGGACAAATACGGCAATGACCGCCCGGCTATTGTCTACGGCGCGAAGGGTTTCGTCTCGTATTATAAGGATGTCTTCATAAATATCGAGAGCGTCGATATAAAACTGAACGCGGCGAAGACAGAGGCGGACGTGGAAGTGGTCGCCCTGATAATAGGCCGCACCGGCGGGGGGACATCGGAAACGATAATGCAGGGGCTGGAAGGGGAGAAGGATAAGTTCAGGCTGAGGCTCATCAAAGAAGAAAACGGCTGGAAGCTCCTTGAGTTGGAATTCCTCCAGCCGCTAAATGTGATGGGCGAGACTATCGGCTGCGTCCCAGCGCCTTGTCGAGATTATTCTGGAGATCCGCCTTCTTCCTGAGCTCGTTGAACCAGGTTATCGAGGCGAAATATCTCTTCTGCTCCGCCATCATCTTCTTCAATTTATCTTTTTCTTCCTGGTATTTCTTCTCGTCTATGGGGACTATCGAATCCTGTTTCACGATCGCGTATCCGTCATGGACCCTGACCGCGTCGCCGAATACCTCGCCCTGTTTTAAGGAGAACGCGGCTTCCGCGAACTCGGGCGCCACGCCGAGTCCTTCTATATATTGTCCGCGCGCGAACGCGTCGGTCTTTTTGACGGATAGCGACAGCCCTTTCGCGGCCGACTCGAATGACTCTTTCTTTTCGATAGAGGCCTTTATCGCCTTCAGGGCTTCCTGCGCCTTGGTTTTTGCCGTCGCATCAGCTTTCTCCGCCTTTAAACTTTTTTCGACGGCATCCTTTACCTCGGCGAGGGCGGCCTGGCGCTCCGGCTTCTTTTCCTTTATCTTTATTATATATACGCCGGTCTTCGTTTCGATGGGGCTGCTGACCTGGCCCTCGGCAAGGGAGAGCGCGGTGTCCGCGAATTTGAGGTCGTATCCTATGGTCGGGATATTCGTCTCCCTGTTAAAAAGCCCCGTCTCTTTTACCGCGAGCGAGAACTTCTTTGCGGCCGCCGCGAGGTCCGTGTTCGCGGCTAATTCGTAGGAGACATCCTTCATCTCTTTCCTGATCTTTTGTTTAGTCTCTTCCTTGTCGTCCGGGAACGGCTTGGCGATGTATTCCGCGTTCACCTGCGCGGGTATCTTAAAGGCCTCTTTGTTCTTTTCGAAATAGGCCTTTATCTCGTCTTCGGCCGCCGCGGCCTTCGGAAGGTTATCGGCGGTCTTGAACAACGCGTAATCGGCTTTCGCCTTTTCGTTCAGGAATTTATATTCCTTGAGGACTTCATCGTCGGTGATCTTCGCGTCGCCGCTGTGTTTTTCGATCAGCTTGTCTATCGCCAGGTTCTCTTTGACCTGTCCCTCGAACTCAGCAGGGGTGAGGCCGAGGCTGTATTTCAGTATCTCCTCGTATTGCCTCTTGCTGAACCTGCCGCTCTTGTCGTTGAAGGCGGTTATTTCCTTGACGGAATCGACGATCTCCTTATCGCTGACTTTTATGCGCTCTTTTTTTGCCTCGTAGAGCATTATGAGCCTGTTCCATGCCTCGTCCTCGACCACCTTTTGTACTTTCGAATCGTCGGGCAGGTTGCCGTACCTCATTTTCAGCTGGGTCGCCGCGGCGTTATAGGCCTTCCGGAAATCGCTTATGGGGACCTTCCTGCCGAATATCTTTCCGGCCGGCGGGTTGGTCTCGTGTCCGCTGACCGCGTAGAGGCCGATGAAGGCCACTATCAAAATATAAAGAGGCACCCTTGCGTTTTCCCTGATCTGTTTGAGCATTTTAGGTTCTCCTTGGAACCCCCGTTGCGAGGGGGTATATAAAGTCAGGACATTATAACAGGAAAACCGGGGACAGGCAACCCCATTTATGGTAAGATAAAGTAAACTTTTTGCGGTCATTATACGTCTAATAAAGTAAAAGGAGGATAAGATGAGGGTATCCCAGGCAATTTTGGCGGCAGCGCTTGTCCTGATCATCGCGTCAAGCTCGGCCTTTACCGGTTATTATATCGGCAAGACGCAATCAAGGGAGCACGCCTTTGAGAGGTTCCATAAGCTGAAGGAATACGGTAAGGAGCATCCCGAGCAGTTCAAAAAGATGATGGACCGCAGGCGCGGGCAGATCCGCGAGAGGCTCGGGAAATTGAAAGAGAAGGACCCGGCGAAGTACAGGGAGATAATCCAGGGCCAGATCGAGAGGATGGAGTCGACCCTCTCGGAGCTCAAGAAGGACCTGGCGGATACGGGCAAGTAGGGGTCGAACCGATATTGGATCCTGAACTTCTGCTTATTGAACGGGCAAAAAATGGCGAGCGGGCTGCGTTCGACTCGCTTGTGGATATCTACAAGGGGAAGGCGTTCGCCCTCGCTTACAGTTTTACCGGGAACGCCGAAGATGCCAAGGACGTGCTGCAGGAGGCGTTCGTAAAGGCGTATTTGAATATCAGGAAATTCCGCGGCGGCTCGGCTTTCTATACCTGGTTTTACAGGATACTGGTGAACCAGTGCAGGGACGTCTTAAGGAAGAAGCAGTCCAGGATGAAGGTGCTTGCCGACATGCCTGAGCCCGCGGATGAGGACGATGCGGCGCCGGTAGAGGCGGTCGAGGGTGGTCCGGACCCGGGAGAGGCGCTCCTCAACAAGGAGATACGGGAAAAAGTCGACGAGGCGATAAATAGGCTGCCGGAGAAGCAGAAGATGACATTTATATTAAGACATGTGCACGGGATGAAATTGGGCGAGATCGCCGGCGTGATAAAATGCAGCGAGTCGACCGCGAAGGTCCATCTTTTTCGCGCGACAAAGAACCTGCAAAAGGCGTTATCGCCGTACATAAATACGGAGGGGGGTGGCCAATATGGCGTCGTTTAAGGATATTATGGAGATGATGGCGAAGAAGAAGGTTCCCGAGCCTCAAAAAGAGTTTTGGCTGAAGTTCGACAGGGAACTGCGCGAAAGGCTGGATGCCATAGACAGCCGTAAGTCTAGCCGCGGCTATGGGTTCGCCGAAAGCCTGGGCTGGGCCTTCTCCGCGATATTCCAGCCCAAGCCGGTCCTTGTCGCGGCGACATTAGTCGTTGCGATCAACCTGATGGTCTTCTCCCTGTCATCCGGCGGATCGGGCCTTGTCTCGGTCGCGCTCCTCTCAAGGGATGACCTCGCCGGAGAGTTCGTGCTGACGGAAGAACTGGCTTCCGGCGAAAATATCGTTGACTTTTAGGCTCGTAGAATATAGAATATGAGCCATGTCAAAGCTAAAAATAGGTTTGCCGAAAGGTAGCCTGCAAGAGGCTACCTTTAAACTGTTTAAGAAGGCCGGATTTTCCATATCCTCTTCAGAGAGGTCGTATTTTCCTTCGACCGATGACCCGGAGCTTGCCCCTGTCCTGTTGAGGGCGCAGGAGATGTCGCGGTATGTCGAAGGGGGCATCCTCGATTGCGGCATTACCGGCAATGACTGGATACTCGAGAACAAGTCCGACGTCATCCGCGTCGAAGAGCTTACCTACGCCAAACAGAGCCTCAATCCCGTAAGATGGGTCCTGGCCGTCCCGGAGAATTCCAATATACGCGGCGTAAAGGACCTCAGCGGCAAAAGGATAGCCACCGAACTCGTAAATTTCACAAAAGAATATCTTAAGAAGAAGAAAGTCGCCGCCGACGTCGAATTCTCCTGGGGCGCGACAGAGGCCAAGGTATATTCCGGCCTTGTCGACGCTATCGTCGAACTTACCGAGACCGGCTCGTCGCTGCGCGCGCACAACCTCAAGATCGTCGAGACGCTCTGCACATCGACGACCCAATTAATAGCGAACAAAAAATCCTGGAAGGACCCCTGGAAGAGGGCGAAGATAGAGAAGATCGCCATACTCCTCAAGGGCGCCATAGCCGCCGAGGAGAAGGTCGGCCTGAAGATGAACATCGCTAACAAGAACCTGAAGAAGATCCTCGGCATACTTCCGGCCATGCGCAGGCCCACGATCTCGCAGCTTAGCGTCCCCGGATGGTGCGCGATCGAGACGATCATAGACGAGAAACAGGTGCGCGAGCTCATACCCAAATTGAAACAGGCCGGGGCGGAAGGCATAATCGAATACCCGCTCAATAAAGTCATATATTAAAAGGAGGCAGTACAAGATGCCGTGCGGTAAAAAGCGCAAAAGAAGGAAGATCAGGACTCACAAGAGGAAAAAGAGGCTCCGCAGGGATAGGCACAAGAAGAAGTAGTCCTTCTTGGGACCCGGCTTTCCACAGGTGAAAAAGTATATTTTCGTTGCCATAACAGGGGTGGCCCTTTTTGCCATAATAAAAGGGTCACCTCTCTATTGCAGGTCTTCCGAGCGCCTCTCCGATTACGATACCCTTTTTTCCGAAGGCCAAAAATCGAAGAGCGCCGATACGAAGTCCTATGCCCATTTTCTCATGGGCAACATGCTCGACAACGAATCGAAGTTCGAGCAGGCCATCGAGGAATACAAGAAGGCCCTGCAGCAGGACCCCAAGTCCTCGACCATAAATACGTGCATAGCGCTCGATTACATCCGGCTCAACAAGTCCGAGGATGCGGAGAAATACCTCAATATCGCGATCGAGAGCGACCCTTCGGACGTCAATGCCCGCTTTACCCTCGCCCTCCTCTACACGATAACGAAGAAATTCGATAAGGCCGCCCAGCAATATGAGGAGATAGTAAAAAAGGATCCGCACGACATCAAAGCCCTCGCCTCGCTC is part of the Candidatus Omnitrophota bacterium genome and encodes:
- a CDS encoding DNA alkylation repair protein; amino-acid sequence: MPRYTAKEILKKLKSLSNPKNIEGMSRFGISSKNTLGVSIPNLRKIAKETGKDHALAQKLWASGIHEARILAGMVADPDKVTHKEMDKWAKDFDSWDVCDQVCSNLFSYTPVAHKKTIEWSRKKEEYYKRSGFALMACLAVHDKKAKDAAFMVYFPVIKRESTDERNYVRKAVNWALRQIGKRNSKLRKAALKAAKEIYNIDSKAARWIAADAIRELKNR
- a CDS encoding nitroreductase family protein encodes the protein MEDRHSDDTLKVINRRHSVRQFLERPVDDSLIKAVLDAANKAPSAHNQQSWRFIVVRGEKKQQLAQLVVDKSPGFPKPSSSILRMAARSISNAPVVIAVMNTGTLISRGTELFKIEKDKAKDFFRTMEIQSSSAAVENLLIAATSLGLGSVWLGILFLIKDEILSFFGEAKGEFMAVIPVGYPAKEQEGPKKKSLEYVVRYIEK
- a CDS encoding NADH-quinone oxidoreductase subunit C — its product is MMGFRDELYIDVKPEEFRSKCLELHKKLSSPVMMYFAVDERKEKGSFAVYCAFLDAADKRWAFVRMYLPQDGPAFESVSKDIFSASLFEREIREMFGIEPRGNPDLRRLNLHEEVWPEGFYPLRKDFTPPERARKAEGSYKFRKVEGEGIFEVPVGPVHAGIIGPGHFRFSAAGEPIINLEARLGFTHRGVEKIFEGMPSAGSAEAVCFSERVSGDSAFAYSTAYCSAVEKIYGIRVPERAQYIRAIFLELERMYNHANDIGGMALDVGFSFPNAFASVVKEKILALNEKMSGSRYLKGVNTVGGVNRDLSGSERMALADSLAGISKDLEELKAMLKSSISFMDRVDKTGILKKKTAADLGIVGLAARASGIPMDLRNTFPGVYAAANFNLIKEEEGDVLARLNLRLREASESARLIKEFVRIMNQGDTSPAKKIEPAAGCGIGHAEGWRGPVLFWIKTGASGRIERCKIVDPSFHNWQGLCFAVLGNIIPDFPLCNKSFDLSYPGNDL
- a CDS encoding ATP-dependent 6-phosphofructokinase; translation: MRPKRIAILTGGGDCPGLNAVIRAVAKKAMGEGREVVGIKDGYKGLVENNFKKLDNSDVSGILTLGGTILGTSNIANPYRYAIEGKGCKVTFKDYHKRAINNFKNSKADALVAIGGDGTLSIAYRLYEDGIPVIGVPKTIDNDILGTDITFGFDTAVWVATEGIDRIHTTAQSHHRAMIIEVMGRTAGWIALHSGVAGGGDIILIPEIPYDINVVVKKIKDRHRRGKRFSIIVISEGAKPKGGDVVVKRVVKESFESVRLGGVSFVLGSQIEKLACGIESRAVVMGHLQRGGSPTPFDRVLATQLGTRAVDFINEGAFGHMVAVRNNEFVKVSLSEVAGGKRLVPRNHPLVASARAVGTCFGD
- a CDS encoding pyridoxamine 5'-phosphate oxidase family protein, with translation MTKEDIIKFINANLVCHLATTEGDQPHVRGMMAYRADEKGIIFHTGNLKDLFKQVCDNPLVEACFFDPNTNTQVRVKGKAVIIYDDNLKREIVAARPFLKPWVEELGLDLIVTFRITDCRACVWTFGTNFAPKEYVKISD
- a CDS encoding nucleoside deaminase; translation: MSRRFMLLAVKEAAKNLKKMGGGPFGACIVKGNRVIAVARNSVLKNDATCHAEMNAIRLASRKLKTFDLSGCVIYSTTEPCPMCFSAIHWARIDKIIYGTSTKDAKKIGFNELEITDSRLKSLGKSRVKLVPGYMRKECLELLNKFNGLPNKKLY
- the dusB gene encoding tRNA dihydrouridine synthase DusB; protein product: MLTIGKLNLKSSLILAPMAGITDLPYRMLNRKFGAELAFTEMVNARSLSYSNVKALEMLGSAKGDRPLGIQLVGNEPEYLNRAVEKLHKYRFDILDFNAACPERKVTAKGEGAALLKDLKKLKRLLKILVRESKWPVTVKLRSGWDKNSVNAADAALHAEDAGVAAIFIHGRTRNQLYGGQADYGIIRKVKGAVRVPVIGSGDVLSGPLAKKMFDETGCDAILLARGALGNPWLFKEVEAYLKDGSVPERPSKEVIIKTMVSHLNASVKCFGAKRSIPFFRKFFCWYTKGLDNVRPLRVKACAAETKKEMLDIINEINI
- a CDS encoding NADH-quinone oxidoreductase subunit B family protein, with amino-acid sequence MKNIFKNRMIKGMVTIPVGKDADEADKLGVELKARIQKRFGRSFHIREVDTGSCNGCESEIIATTNPIYDIQRFGIDFVASPRHADALLVTGPVSKNMALALRRTYDAMAEPKFVITLGDCALDGGAFKDSYYVAGGVKEILPVDLHIPGCPPSPLAIIKSLLDFLSA
- a CDS encoding hydrogenase 4 subunit F, yielding MNRIKALGVINAVLHLAISAASVFLASYVLKEGPVSGFDFFYIDALSAFFILTISVVNLAAALYSIGYMEKDVEAGTIKERKAGAYYGLFNLFAFTMYFVTVVNNLGMLWVAIEMTTLVSAFLVGFYNNKRSIEAAWKYIIICSVGITLALLGTILFYYTASRDGGISSLNWTDMMDAAGKLDPKVLKVAFLFILVGYGTKAGLAPMHTWLPDAHSQAPAPISALLSGVLLKTAIYAIIRFTSIINICIGTSYSDGLLIFFGLLSLGVSAAFVIVQKDIKRLFAYSSVEHIGVITFGLGMGGALGLFGALFHVFNHAVTKSLMFFSAGNVVKKYKTSEMGAIRGVLNAMPFTGIMLIIGAFALTGSPPFSVFFSEVMILISGFGQGLYLQSALFLLFLAIIFGAVIHHISKIAFGKKPQDMPVSGEPLSGKMAFVLLLLFICALGFKLPALFSGLITSAIEIIRGA